From Microbacterium sp. 10M-3C3:
CGCGGTCGTCAACACCGCCGAGCTCGCCGAAGCCGTGCGGCGCGTGGCGCTCGTCCTCGATCGCTCCGCGCCGCTGCGTTTCACGTTCTCCGGTGAGGGCGTCTCGATGGACGCCTCCGGCACGGAGCAGGCGCGTGCGACCGAATCCGTGGATGCGACCCTCCAGGGCGACGACGTCACGCTCGGCCTGAACCCGCAGTACCTGCTCGAGTCCCTCGGCGCGGTGCGCAGCGAATTCACGCGCGTCACGTTCACCTCGAGCGAGAACGCCAACAAGCTCAGCCCCGTGCTCATCACGCCGCAGACGTCGGTGGACAAGGGCGGCGCCGAGTCCTTCAAGTACCTGCTGCAGCCGAACCTCCTGCTGCGCTGAGCGCGTCCGCTGCCCGAACTAGGGTGGTCGGGTGATCGTGGAGCAGCTCGCCCTCGTCGACTTCCGCAACTACGCGGTCGCCGACGTCGCGCTGGCTGCCGGGCCGAACGTGTTCGTCGGCCGCAACGGGCAGGGCAAGACGAATCTCGTCGAAGCGGTCGCGTATCTCGCCACGCTCGGCTCGCACCGGGTGTCGTCCGACGCGCCGATGGTGCGCGACGGCGCGGATGCGGCGATCGTGCGCGCGCGCCTCGCCCACGGCGAGCGGCGCGTCCTGCTCGAGCTGCAGCTGAACCGGAGCGGATCGAACAAGGCGCGCGCGAACGGTGCCAACGTGCGCACGGCCGAGCTGCCGAGATACGCCCAGGTCGTCCTGTTCGCGCCGGAGGATCTCCAGATCGTCCGCGGCGACCCGTCCGCGCGCCGGCGGTTCGCCGACGCGTTGCTCACGCAGCGATCGCCTCGGCTCGCGGGGGTGCTCGCCGACTACGACCGCGTCCTCAAGCAGCGCACGGCGCTGCTCAAGTCCGCCCGCGCGCGGGGCATCCGCGGCGACGCGCTGTCCACCCTCGACGTGTGGGACGACAAGCTCGTGACCCTCGGCACGGAGGTGATCCAGGCCCGGCTCGCCCTGGCGGCCGACCTGGCCTCGCCCGTGGCCGACGCGTACGCCGCGATCGCGGGCGCCGACCATGAGCCTCGGCTCGACTGGGCGCTGTCGGTGCGCGGCGGCGACCCCGAGGAGGACGAGGCGGATGCGGCGGACGCGGCAGGCCCCGGCGGCATCGCCGACCAGTTCCGCGCCGCCCTTGCCGCCCGTCGTGCGGCGGAGCTCGAGCGCGGGCTCACGCTCGTCGGCCCGCACCGGGACGACCTCGTGCTGCGTGTGCGCGGGCTCCCGGTCAAGGGATACGCGTCGCACGGCGAATCGTGGTCGGTCGCCCTCGCCCTGCGCCTGGCGTCGGCGGAGCTCCTGCGCGCGGAGTCGCGCCTGGGCGACCCGGTGCTCATCCTCGACGACGTGTTCGCCGAGCTCGATGCGGGGCGCCGGTCCCGCCTCGCGGAGCTCGTGAGCGGATACGAGCAGGTGATCGTCACCTCCGCGGTGGAGGAGGACGTCCCCGACGGCCTGCGCGCACGCATCGTGCGGGTAGAGGCGGGCCGCATCCTGGACGGCGCCGATGCCTGAGCCCGCCCCCGACGTCCCCGAGACGCTCGCGACATACCTGCGGCTGCGCGGCCTCGAGCCCTCCCGCTATCGGCGCCGACGCGTCCGCAGCACGGCTGCATCCGACGAGAACCAGCCGTTCACCGCCGGCCGCGACCCGCACGGCCTGGGCGACGTGCTCGATTCCCTCACGCGCGACGCCGGCTGGGCGCCGCAGCTGGCCCGCGCCGACTTGGCCCGCACGTGGGAGGTGGTGGCCGGCGAAGAGACGGCTCGTCACACCCGTCCGGTCGCCCTGGACAACGGGCTGCTGACCGTCCAGGCCGACTCGACGGCGTGGGCGAAGCAGCTCCAGCTGATGCGTGCGCACGTGCTGTCGGAGATCATCCGGCGCTTCCCCGAAGCGGGTGTCGAGTCGATCCGTTTCATCGGGCCGGACGTCCCCTCTTGGAAATGGGGTCCCAGAGCGATTCCAGGGCGTGGTCCGCGCGATACCTACGGCTGAACCACGTTCGGGCCTGGCCGCGACGATTTCATCGCGCCACAGGGCCGTACACGCCTCGTGAGGCGCCTCGGCGCGGTAGACTGGGAGCACTCGTCCCGACCGATGTGGAGCGCTCGAAACCTATGACGTCCGTGACCCCCGACAGCGTTCCCGAGGAACCCAGCGCTTCCGCTCCCGCAGTCAAGGTTCCCAACGAATACGGGGCCGACGCCATCCAGGTGCTCGAGGGCCTCGAGGCCGTGCGCAAGCGCCCCGGCATGTACATCGGCTCCACGGGCGAGCGGGGTCTGCACCACCTCGTTTACGAGATCGTGGACAACTCCGTCGACGAGGCGCTCGCCGGCTACTGCGACGCGATCCTCGTGACGATCCTCCCCGACGGCGGCGTCCGCGTCGTCGACAACGGGCGCGGCATCCCGGTCGACATGCACCGCACCGAGGGCAAGTCGACCGTCGAGGTCGTCCTGACGGTGCTCCACGCCGGCGGCAAGTTCGGCGGCGGCGGGTACGCGGTGTCGGGCGGTCTGCACGGCGTGGGCTCGTCGGTCGTGAACGCCCTGTCGACGCGCCTCGAGGTCGAGGTTAAGCGCCAGGGCTACGTGTGGCGTCAGTCGTACCGCGACGGCGGTGTGCCGCAGGCACCCCTCGAGCGCGGTGAGCAGAGCGACGAGACCGGCACGACCATCACGTTCTGGCCCGACCCGACGATCTTCGACACGGTCGACTTCGACTACGAGACCCTGCGCACCCGCTTCCAGCAGATGGCGTTCCTCAACAAGGGGTTGCGGATCGACCTGACGGACGAGCGCCCCGAGGCCGTGTCGGTCGAGGCCGACGCCGACGGCGAGGAGACGCCGCACCACCCGCACGACAGCTTCCTGTACGAGCGCGGTCTTGTGGACTACGTCGAGTACCTCAACAAGGTGCGCCGCGCCGACGTGGTCAACGACGAGATCATCGACTTCGAGTCCGAGGACACCGAGCGTCACATCGCCCTCGAGATGGCGATGCAGTGGACCACGAGCTACACCGAGAACGTCTTCACGTTCGCCAACACGATCAACACGCACGAGGGCGGCACGCACGAGGAGGGCTTCCGTGCGGCGCTCACGACGCTCGTCAACCGCTACGCGCGCGCGAACAACCTCCTCAAGGAGAAGGACGACAACCTCACCGGCGAGGACGTGCGCGAGGGGCTGACCGCGGTGATCTCGGTGAAGCTGTCCGAGCCGCAGTTCGAGGGCCAGACCAAGACGAAGCTCGGCAACACCGAGGCCAAGGCATTCGTGCAGAAGGTCGTCGGCGATCGGCTCGGCGACTGGTTCGACCGGAACCCGGTGCAGGCGAAGAACATCATCCGCAAGGCGATCGACGCCGCCAACGCGCGGCTGGCCGCCCGCAAGGCGCGTGAGACCGCGCGGCGCAAGAGCGTGTTCGAGTCGGCCGCGATGCCCGACAAGCTCAAGGACTGCACGAGCAAGGACCCTTCGATCAGCGAGATCTTCCTCGTGGAGGGCGACTCGGCCGGCGGCTCGGCGGTGCAGGGTCGCGACCCGCACACGCAGGCGATCCTCGCCCTGCGCGGCAAGATCCTGAACGTCGAGCGCGCGCGCTTGGACCGGGCCCTGGGCAACAAGGAGGTCCAGGCGATGATCCAGGCCTTCGGCACGGGCATCGGCGAGGACTTCGACATCGCGAAGGCGCGGTATCACAAGATCGTGCTGATGGCCGACGCCGACGTCGACGGCCAGCACATCACGACGCTGCTGCTGACGATGCTCTTCCGGTACATGCGCGGGCTCATCGAGGCCGGGTACGTGTACCTCGCGCAGCCGCCGCTATACCGGCTGAAGTGGTCCAACTCGCCGCACGAGTACGCCTACAGCGACCGCGAGCGCGACGCGATGCTCGTGGATGGCCAGGCCTCGGGCAAGCGGATCCCGAAGGACAACGGCATCCAGCGCTACAAGGGTCTCGGCGAGATGAACGACCACGAGCTGTGGGAGACCACGATGGACCCGCAGACGCGGACGCTCCGCCAGGTCACCATCGACGACGCGGCGTCGGCCGACGAGATCTTCTCGATCCTCATGGGCGAAGACGTCGAGTCCCGCCGCGGATTCATCCAGCGCAACGCCAAGGACGTGCGCTTCCTGGACATCTGACGCGCGCCGCCGCGATATCGAAGAACTGAGTGGACATGTCTGACGAAGAACGCCCCGACGCGAACGCCGCCCACGACCACGGCAAGATCGACCAGGTCGACCTCCAGCTGGAGATGCAGCGCAGCTACCTCGACTACGCGATGAGCGTGATCGTCGGGCGCGCGCTGCCCGACGTGCGCGACGGCCTCAAGCCCGTGCACCGCCGTGTCATCTACGGCATGTACGACGGCGGGTTCCGCCCCGACAAGTCGTTCTCCAAGTGCGCCCGCGTCGTCGGCGAGGTCATGGGGCACTACCACCCCCACGGCGACGCGCCGATCTACGACGCCCTCGTGCGTCTCGTCCAACCGTGGGCGCTGCGCTATCCGCTCGCCCTCGGTCAGGGCAACTTCGGGTCGCCGGGCAACCAGGGTGCGGCCGCGCCGCGGTACACCGAGACGAAGATGGCTCCCCTCGCGCTGGAGATGGTGCGCGACATCGAAGAGGAGACCGTCGACTTCCAGGACAACTACGACGGGCAGACGCAGGAGCCGACGGTCCTGCCCTCGCGCTTCCCCAACCTGCTCGTCAACGGCTCGGTCGGCATCGCGGTCGGCATGGCCACGAACATCCCGCCGCACAACCTCCGCGAGGTCGCCGCCGGCGCCGTGTGGGCGCTCGAGCACCCGGATGCGTCGCGCGAGGAGCTGCTCGAGGCGCTCATGGAGCGCATCCCCGGCCCCGACTTCCCGACCGCCGCGCAGATCCTCGGCACGCGCGGCATCAAGGACGCCTACCGCACCGGTCGCGGCTCGATCACGATGCGCGCGGTCGTGAACGTCGAGGAGATCCAGGGCCGCACGTGCCTCGTGATCACAGAGCTGCCGTACCAGGTCAACCCCGACAACGTCGCGGTGAAGATCGGCGACCTCGCCCGGGACGGCAAGATCACCGGCATCGCCGACATCCGCGACGAGACGTCGGGACGCACCGGCCAGCGCCTGGTGATCGTGCTCAAGCGCGACGCCGTCGCGAAGGTCGTGCTGAACAACCTGTACAAGCACACGCAGCTGCAGGAGAACTTCGGCGCGAACATGCTCGCGATCGTCGACGGCGTGCCGCGCACGCTCCCGCTCGACGGATTCATCACGCTGTGGATCGACCACCAGGTCGAGGTCATCGTGCGTCGCACGCGCTTCCGCCTGCGCGAGGCCGAGAAGCGCATGCACATCCTGCGCGGCTATCTCAAGGCGCTCGATGCGCTCGACGAGGTGATCGCGCTCATCCGCCGCTCGCCCACGGTCGAAGAGGCGCGCGAGGGGCTGAAGAAGCTCCTCGACGTCGACGACATCCAGGCCGACGCGATCCTGTCGATGCAGCTGCGTCGCCTGGCGGCCCTCGAGCGCCAGAAGATCATGGACGAGGCGTCGGAGCTCGAGGCCAAGATCGCCGATCTCAACGACATCCTCGTCGACCCGACGCGGCAGCGGACGATCATCCGGGACGAGCTCGTCGCGATCGTCGACCGCTTCGGCGACGACCGCCGCACCGAGATCCTGCCCGGCTACGACGGCGACATGTCGGTGGAAGACCTGATCCCCGAGGAGGAGATGGTCATCACCGTCACGCGCGACGGCTACATCAAGCGCACCCGCAGTGACAACTACCGCTCGCAGCACCGCGGCGGGCGCGGCGTGAAGGGCGCGCAGCTGCGCGCGGACGACGTCGTCGAGCACTTCTTCGTCACGACGACGCACCACTGGCTGCTGTTCTTCACGAACAAGGGCCGTGTGTACCGCGCCAAGGCCTACGAGGTGCCCGAGGCCGGTCGCGACGCCAAGGGTCAGCACGTCGCCAACCTCCTCGCCCTGCAGCCCGACGAGGAGATCGCGCAGATCCTCGACATCCGCGACTACCAGGTCGCGACGTACCTCGTCCTCGCGACCCGCAGCGGGCTCGTCAAGAAGACGCGGCTCACCGAGTACGACACCAACCGTCAGGGCGGCATCATCGCGATCAAGCTGCGCGGTCAGGTCTCCGACGACGGCGAACCCGTCGAGGACGGTGCATCCGACGAGCTCGTCAGCGCGCTGCTCGTCGACGAGGGCGACGACATCCTGCTCATCAGCCGTCACGGCATGTCGCTGCGCTTCTCGGCGACCGACGAGGCGCTGCGTCCGATGGGGCGTTCGACCTCGGGCGTGAAGGGCATGGACTTCCGCGAGGGTGACAGCCTGCTCTCGGCGTCGGTCGCGAAGGATGACGAGTACGTCTTCGTCGTCACCGAGGGCGGCTACGCCAAGCGCACCTCGGTCGACCAGTACCGCATGCAGAACCGCGGCGGTCTGGGCATCAAGGTGGCCCGTCTGAGCGATGACCGCGGCGATCTCGCGGGCGGTCTGATCGTCTCGGAGGACGACGAGGTCCTTGTGGTTCTTGCCAGCGGCAAGGTGGTACGCTCCTCCGTGGCCGAGGTGCCTGCCAAGGGCCGCGACACCATGGGTGTCGTGTTCGCCCGGGCGGGAGGAGACGATCGGATCATCGCGATCGCACGCAACGGAGAGCGGGGCCTCGCCGACACCCCCGCCGCCGACGACGCGGCCGCCCCCGACGCCTCCGCCGACACCCCCGAGGAGAGTACTGACGCATGAGCACGGTAGCCGACAAGCTCGCGAAGAAATCGACCCACAAGACCAGCGCCAAGCAGGTGCGGCTGCGACTGGTGTACGTGGACTTCTGGTCGGCGGTGAAGCTGTCGTTCCTCGCGGCCGTGGCGCTCGCGATCGTGACGGTCGTGTCCTTCGTGCTCGTGTACTTCGTCGTGAGCGCGACGGGGCTCATCGGTCAGGCCGACGAGCTGTTCAGCAGCTTCTCCGACGGCAGCTTCACACTGTCGACCTTCATCGGCCTGCCGCAGGTGCTCGCGTTCTCGGCGATCGTCGCGATCCTGAACCTCATCGTCGTCACGGTGCTCGGCGCCGTGGTGGCGGGCATCTACAACCTCGCCGTGAAGGTGACGGGCGGCCTGCTCGTCGGCTTCACGTCGAACTGACCCGATTCGGATTTCCTCCGCGGTTCGGGTAAAGTCTTCGAGGTTGACGACGGTTCTCGTGCCTCGTCGTACGGGGCTATAGCTCAGGCGGTTAGAGCGCTTCACTGATAATGAAGAGGTCCCAGGTTCAAGTCCTGGTAGCCCCACTCACCTCCCCGGGGCCTTAGCTCAGTTGGTAGAGCGCCTGCTTTGCAAGCAGGATGTCAGGAGTTCGAATCTCCTAGGCTCCACCATGCGCGGAAGGGCCGTCCGAAGGGCGGCCCTTCCGCGCATCATCGGGCTGAGCGATTCGAACCCGGAGGGTTCGATGGGCCCCTCGCGCGGAGGCTCCGCCTGCGCGCAGCGGCAGGTGGAGTGCGCGAGGGACTCCTAGGCTCCACCATGCGCGGAAGGGCCGTCCGAAGGGCGGACATGCGCGCGAAACACGCGACGCCTAGCGTGTCACCCGGAGGGTGGGCGATGAGCGGTGCGCTGCGGTTCGGGGTCTTCGAGGTGTTCGGGCCGCAGGTGGGCGGCACGGTGAGCTGGCCGCATCCGCTCAGCGACTCGATCGAGTTCGCCGACCCGCAGCACTGGGTGCGGCTCGCGCGGCTCATGGATGCGACGGGGTACGACTTCCTCTTCTTCGCCGACGGGTTCGGCTACCCGATCCTCGGCGACGACATCGCGCCGGCGGCCGTGCGGTCGGGCATCAACTTCTCGGGCTACGACCCGGCCACGCTCCTGCCGCTGCTCATGGCGGCGACCGACCGGCTCGGGTTCGTGGTGACGGCGACGACCGGCATCGACCACCCCGTGCAGCTCGCGCGCCGATTCTCGACGCTCGACCTCGTCTCGAACGGTCGGATCGGCTGGAACATCGTCACCGGCGCGTCCCAGAACGCCGTCGCGGAGCTGTTCGGACACGAGGCCCTCATGCCGCACGACGTCCGGTACGCGTTGGCCGACGAGTTCGTCCGACTCGCCCGCGCGTACTGGGAGGACGCGTGGGACGACGGTGCGCTCGTCGCCGACCGTGCCACCGGCGTCTATGCGGATGCGGCGCGCGTGCATCGCACGATGTTCGAGGGTGAGCACTACCGCTCTCGCGGGTACTTCGGTGCGCCGCCGACACCGCAGCGCACCCCCGTGCTGTTCCAAGCCGGCACGTCGCCGGCCGGCCGCGCGTTCGCCGCGACGCACGCCGAGTGCGTGTTCGTGCAGGCGACGAGTCCGGCCCACACCCGCCGCAACACCGACGACATCCGCGCGCGTGCGGCCGCCGCGGGGCGCCCCGCGCCCGTCGTCATGGTCGGCCTCACGGCGATCGTCGCGGAGACGATAGAGCGCGGCGAGGAGCTCGCCCGCGAGTTCGACGCCTTGCAGGACGACGACGTCGTCGCGACGCTCTACGCGGGCAACACCGGCATCGACCTGCGCAGCCTCGACCCCGATCGCACGCTGCACCAGGTCCTCGAGGCAGGCGGCCCGGTGGGGCAGCTGGGCACCAGCAACATCGAGCGTTTCCTGGGCACGCCCGGCAGCCCCGCACCGACGGTGCGGGAGATCCTCGACTCGCTCAAGGGCCAAGGCACCCGGGGGTTCCGGCTCGTGGGCGACGCCGCGACGGTCGCCGACGGCGTCGAGCGGCTGGCCGACGAGGCGGGTGTGGACGGGTTCCTCCTCGAGCCGGTGTTCGGCACGCGCGACGTCGCGGCGTTCGGCGACGCGGTCCTGCCGATCCTGCGAGAGCGAGGGCGGC
This genomic window contains:
- the gyrB gene encoding DNA topoisomerase (ATP-hydrolyzing) subunit B gives rise to the protein MTSVTPDSVPEEPSASAPAVKVPNEYGADAIQVLEGLEAVRKRPGMYIGSTGERGLHHLVYEIVDNSVDEALAGYCDAILVTILPDGGVRVVDNGRGIPVDMHRTEGKSTVEVVLTVLHAGGKFGGGGYAVSGGLHGVGSSVVNALSTRLEVEVKRQGYVWRQSYRDGGVPQAPLERGEQSDETGTTITFWPDPTIFDTVDFDYETLRTRFQQMAFLNKGLRIDLTDERPEAVSVEADADGEETPHHPHDSFLYERGLVDYVEYLNKVRRADVVNDEIIDFESEDTERHIALEMAMQWTTSYTENVFTFANTINTHEGGTHEEGFRAALTTLVNRYARANNLLKEKDDNLTGEDVREGLTAVISVKLSEPQFEGQTKTKLGNTEAKAFVQKVVGDRLGDWFDRNPVQAKNIIRKAIDAANARLAARKARETARRKSVFESAAMPDKLKDCTSKDPSISEIFLVEGDSAGGSAVQGRDPHTQAILALRGKILNVERARLDRALGNKEVQAMIQAFGTGIGEDFDIAKARYHKIVLMADADVDGQHITTLLLTMLFRYMRGLIEAGYVYLAQPPLYRLKWSNSPHEYAYSDRERDAMLVDGQASGKRIPKDNGIQRYKGLGEMNDHELWETTMDPQTRTLRQVTIDDAASADEIFSILMGEDVESRRGFIQRNAKDVRFLDI
- a CDS encoding DciA family protein produces the protein MPEPAPDVPETLATYLRLRGLEPSRYRRRRVRSTAASDENQPFTAGRDPHGLGDVLDSLTRDAGWAPQLARADLARTWEVVAGEETARHTRPVALDNGLLTVQADSTAWAKQLQLMRAHVLSEIIRRFPEAGVESIRFIGPDVPSWKWGPRAIPGRGPRDTYG
- the recF gene encoding DNA replication/repair protein RecF — translated: MIVEQLALVDFRNYAVADVALAAGPNVFVGRNGQGKTNLVEAVAYLATLGSHRVSSDAPMVRDGADAAIVRARLAHGERRVLLELQLNRSGSNKARANGANVRTAELPRYAQVVLFAPEDLQIVRGDPSARRRFADALLTQRSPRLAGVLADYDRVLKQRTALLKSARARGIRGDALSTLDVWDDKLVTLGTEVIQARLALAADLASPVADAYAAIAGADHEPRLDWALSVRGGDPEEDEADAADAAGPGGIADQFRAALAARRAAELERGLTLVGPHRDDLVLRVRGLPVKGYASHGESWSVALALRLASAELLRAESRLGDPVLILDDVFAELDAGRRSRLAELVSGYEQVIVTSAVEEDVPDGLRARIVRVEAGRILDGADA
- a CDS encoding DUF3566 domain-containing protein, which encodes MSTVADKLAKKSTHKTSAKQVRLRLVYVDFWSAVKLSFLAAVALAIVTVVSFVLVYFVVSATGLIGQADELFSSFSDGSFTLSTFIGLPQVLAFSAIVAILNLIVVTVLGAVVAGIYNLAVKVTGGLLVGFTSN
- a CDS encoding NtaA/DmoA family FMN-dependent monooxygenase (This protein belongs to a clade of FMN-dependent monooxygenases, within a broader family of flavin-dependent oxidoreductases, the luciferase-like monooxygenase (LMM) family, some of whose members use coenzyme F420 rather than FMN.), with translation MSGALRFGVFEVFGPQVGGTVSWPHPLSDSIEFADPQHWVRLARLMDATGYDFLFFADGFGYPILGDDIAPAAVRSGINFSGYDPATLLPLLMAATDRLGFVVTATTGIDHPVQLARRFSTLDLVSNGRIGWNIVTGASQNAVAELFGHEALMPHDVRYALADEFVRLARAYWEDAWDDGALVADRATGVYADAARVHRTMFEGEHYRSRGYFGAPPTPQRTPVLFQAGTSPAGRAFAATHAECVFVQATSPAHTRRNTDDIRARAAAAGRPAPVVMVGLTAIVAETIERGEELAREFDALQDDDVVATLYAGNTGIDLRSLDPDRTLHQVLEAGGPVGQLGTSNIERFLGTPGSPAPTVREILDSLKGQGTRGFRLVGDAATVADGVERLADEAGVDGFLLEPVFGTRDVAAFGDAVLPILRERGRLPRREGATFRHRLLG
- the gyrA gene encoding DNA gyrase subunit A, whose translation is MSDEERPDANAAHDHGKIDQVDLQLEMQRSYLDYAMSVIVGRALPDVRDGLKPVHRRVIYGMYDGGFRPDKSFSKCARVVGEVMGHYHPHGDAPIYDALVRLVQPWALRYPLALGQGNFGSPGNQGAAAPRYTETKMAPLALEMVRDIEEETVDFQDNYDGQTQEPTVLPSRFPNLLVNGSVGIAVGMATNIPPHNLREVAAGAVWALEHPDASREELLEALMERIPGPDFPTAAQILGTRGIKDAYRTGRGSITMRAVVNVEEIQGRTCLVITELPYQVNPDNVAVKIGDLARDGKITGIADIRDETSGRTGQRLVIVLKRDAVAKVVLNNLYKHTQLQENFGANMLAIVDGVPRTLPLDGFITLWIDHQVEVIVRRTRFRLREAEKRMHILRGYLKALDALDEVIALIRRSPTVEEAREGLKKLLDVDDIQADAILSMQLRRLAALERQKIMDEASELEAKIADLNDILVDPTRQRTIIRDELVAIVDRFGDDRRTEILPGYDGDMSVEDLIPEEEMVITVTRDGYIKRTRSDNYRSQHRGGRGVKGAQLRADDVVEHFFVTTTHHWLLFFTNKGRVYRAKAYEVPEAGRDAKGQHVANLLALQPDEEIAQILDIRDYQVATYLVLATRSGLVKKTRLTEYDTNRQGGIIAIKLRGQVSDDGEPVEDGASDELVSALLVDEGDDILLISRHGMSLRFSATDEALRPMGRSTSGVKGMDFREGDSLLSASVAKDDEYVFVVTEGGYAKRTSVDQYRMQNRGGLGIKVARLSDDRGDLAGGLIVSEDDEVLVVLASGKVVRSSVAEVPAKGRDTMGVVFARAGGDDRIIAIARNGERGLADTPAADDAAAPDASADTPEESTDA